A single region of the Calditrichota bacterium genome encodes:
- a CDS encoding cytochrome B5, with translation MKIMTLEELAAHDGQNGHRALIAFQGKVYDVTDSFLWQNGNHQVLHQAGRDLTNEMKDAPHGEDLLTKFPVVAQLARAK, from the coding sequence GTGAAGATAATGACATTAGAAGAATTGGCAGCCCATGACGGCCAAAACGGCCATCGCGCTTTGATAGCCTTTCAGGGAAAGGTTTACGATGTCACGGACAGTTTTCTGTGGCAAAACGGAAATCACCAGGTTTTGCACCAGGCAGGTCGCGACCTGACAAATGAAATGAAGGATGCACCGCATGGAGAGGATTTACTAACGAAATTTCCAGTTGTGGCTCAATTGGCGCGTGCCAAATAG
- a CDS encoding transcriptional repressor yields MKNLKRYKRSKQRDRILGLLRETDTHPTADWIYNHLKKEYPKLSLGNVYRNLNILVEQGLIRELNFGSTFDRYDANTEEHYHFICQKCGRIYDLNLPYDTETNRRVEEITGGKVRFHRTEFYGICKNCLEEEK; encoded by the coding sequence ATGAAGAATTTAAAACGATACAAGCGAAGCAAACAGCGCGACCGCATTCTGGGGCTCTTGCGAGAGACCGATACGCATCCCACGGCGGATTGGATTTACAACCATTTGAAAAAGGAATATCCGAAACTGAGTTTGGGCAACGTATACCGAAATTTGAATATATTGGTAGAACAGGGCCTCATTCGCGAACTGAATTTCGGGAGCACATTCGACCGATATGATGCCAATACGGAAGAACATTACCATTTTATTTGTCAGAAATGCGGCAGAATCTATGATTTAAATCTTCCTTATGATACCGAGACCAATCGTCGTGTAGAAGAAATAACCGGCGGAAAGGTTCGTTTTCACCGGACCGAGTTCTACGGTATTTGCAAGAATTGTTTGGAAGAGGAAAAGTAA